A segment of the Campylobacter vulpis genome:
CGTATTTAAAACCCCTGTATAAATCGCTGTTTTTATCATATTTTCTTTTTTGCTAAGGTGAGAAGAAAGCGTTATCATCACACCAAAGCCTAAAGAAAGAGCGAAAAATACCTGTCCCAAAACATCGATGAAAAGTTTAGGGCTAAGCTTTGAAAAATCAGGCAAAAGATAGAATTTAACCCCCTCCATAGCACCCTCAAGGCTCAAATTCCTCCCCACGACTAAAATAAGACAGATAAAAAGCATAGGCATTAAAAATTTCACAGCCTTTTCAATCCCATCAATAATCCCCCGCCTTAAAATCACCCAATTTATCACAACAAAAATAGTCGTAAAAATCCCTATACCAAGGGGATTAAAGAGGATATTTTGCGTGTAAAATGTCTGCGTGTATTCTTTACTCACGGCACTTGAAAGGTCAAAATCTCCAAAAAGTAAAGAAAAGATATACACCAAAACAAAACCCCCAAGCACCATATAATAAGCCATAATCCCAAAGCTCCCCAAAAGTCCCATATAACCCACGCTCTGCCACTTACCCTTGAAAGCATCAACGCTATTTTTCATCGCCTTTCTGCCGATGATATTTTCGACTAAAATCACAGGAATTCCTATAAAAATCATCGCAAGACAAAAGGCTAAAACATAAGCCCCACCGCCATTTTCTCCTACTAAATAAGGAAAACGCCAAGTCGCTCCAAAGCCTATGGTTGCTCCTGCAACGGTTAAAATATAAGTGAGGGTATTACTCCAAGTTTGTCTTTGCATGGCTTATCCTTTATAAATTTCGCATATAACTCATATCATATTGATTTTTAAGCCTTAAGGCAATGCTTTTTTGCCACTCTTTGCTTAAAATGTCCTTTGCTTGTTCGATTTTTTCTTTCAAATTTGGATTTTGCTTTAAAAAAGCACTCGGCTCATAAAAAAACCGATTTAAGTCCATAATGCTAAGTTTTGCAGGGTGTTTTTGTGTGATTTCAAGTGAGACATTGACAGAGCATTTCCCCTCCTTTAAAACCCTATAATACCACCCACTCAAGCCACTTTCAAAAATTTTCGCACAAAAATCATTTTTTTGATGCACTTTTGAAATTTTCACGCAAGGTAAGCGTGGCTCACTCACTTGTAAAACAACCTCTCCTAAGCGGTGGATATCTCCCACGCAAACGCTCATTTCATCAAGTCCGCTTAAACTTAAATTCTCCCCCATCGCCCCATATCTTAGCTTTTTACCCAAAAATTCCTCCCAAAGCCTATAATTACTTGTCGCATTCGCAAAAATAGCCTTAAACACGCCTCCGTGATTTTTTGTATCGGCAAGTTCATTTTCACTCAAGCCTAAAGTGCTTATAAAGGCATCTTGGAGGTAAATATCCTTAATAAAAGCACTTTTAAATTTTCCATAATCTTTAATTTTCCCCACTTGCAAACTGATTAGCCTCATTACAAGTCCCTTTTTAAAAGCTCATCGCCTGTGATATAGCCTGTAATTTTATCTCTCCTTTCGCCTTTATCAAAAAAGATAAGAACTGGCGGTGCAAAGACATCAAATTTTTTCATTATTTCAAGTTGTGCGGCATTATTTTCACTCACATCAATCTTGATTTTTTCATAATTTGCAAATTTAGCAATAATTCTTTCATCACTAAAAACCTTTGCATCTAAAATTTTACAATATTCACACCAAGAAGCGGTAAAATAAAGCAAAACTTTTTCTTTCCTTTCGATTTTTTCTTTAATTTGTGTTAAATTTTGTAATGTTTTAAAGTTTAGTTTTTGTCCCTTCATTTCTTTTTGATTAAAATTTAAAGGATTAAAAGAGGAACTTGCACCAAAAATACCCTGAAGAAAAAGCATCAAACTATAAGTTAAAACTAAGATTAAAAGGGCTTTTTTCACTTTTTGTATCCCATTACAAGCCCTTTCAAAAAGTCCCATAAAAACAACAAAAAACACACCTAAAATTCCGTAAGCTAACAAAATCAAATTTAAAGGTAGCACGCGCGAAAGTATCCAAAGTGCCATAGCTAACATTATAAAACCAAAAAAAATCCTAACCTTCTCCATCCAAAAACCGGGCTTTAAAAAACCTAAACCAAGCCCTACAAAAAGCAAAGGCACACCCATACCAAAACTAAGCGTAAAAAGAGCCAAGCCCCCAAGCACAAACGAACCAGAATCTGCAAGATAAAGTAAAGCTCCCGCCAAAGGTGCTGCTACGCAAGGACCTACGATAAGAGCGGATAAAAAGCCCATTAAGGCTACGCCTAAAATGCCTTTTGTTTTACTTGTTTTATGCTGAATTAAGCCTTGCAAACTTTTGGGTAATTCGAAATTAAAATTGCTAAAACACACAAAAGCAAAGAAAACAAAAAGCAAAGAAAAACACACCAAAAGCCAAGTTTGTTGTAAAAGTGCTTGAATACTAGCTCCAAAAACACTTGCTAAAATTCCTGCCAAAGCATAGGCTAAAGACATAAAAAACACATAAATTAAAGAAAGTAAAAAGCCTTGTTTTTTGGAAGGTTTCGTGCCACCTTTTGCTATGATGAGCGAAGATAAAATAGGAATCATCGGCAGCGTGCAGGGCGTAAGAGAAAGTAAAAGTCCATAACCAAAAAAGCTAAATAAGATGAGTGCTAGATTTTCATCTTTCAAAGAAAGGGCGATTTGCTCTTCTTCATTTTGCATCGTTTCATAGGGGCTAGTCTTATAAATTTGACCCTCTTTATAAAGTCTAAATTCACGCTTTTGTGGGGCGTAGCATAAACCATCATTTGAGCAGCCTTGATATAAAACACTTAATTTAGCATTATTTTTAGCATAATTATCTAGCATTAAATTTGAAAGGGCGAGTTCAAGGGAGTGAAAATAGACTTTTTGTTCCTGTTTGATTTCACCTTGCGGATAGTTTATTAAGGCTGTGATGTCCTTATTATCTAGCTTGATTTTAAGCTGATTGTGGTATAAAAAATGATCCTTTACTATATTAAATTTCAAAATTAAAGCCTGTTCATTTGCCAAAATATCAAGCTTAAAGGCATCTTTAGCACTTAAAACATTGGCAAAAGAGCATTGCAAAAAAAGCAAGACTAAAAAAAGCAGTCGCATTTTTACCTTTTAAAAGTGATTTTAAGCTTAATTCTAAGTTATTATGGTAAATTTAAACTAAATACTCATTACAAGGAAAGCAAATGTCAAAAGAGCATAATGAAGAGGAATATGTCGAAGTTAAGGTCAAAAAAAGCACCTTAAAATATGAAAAAGATTTAGAAAGTTTGCAAATTGAACTTTTAAAATTTCAAAATCATGTTAAAGCACAAGGCTTAAAAGTTCTTATCATCTTAGAAGGTCGCGATGGAGCGGGTAAGGGGGGGAGCATTAAAAGACTAACTGAGCATTTAAATCCTAGGGGTTGTCGCACAGTCGCACTTGGAAAGCCAAATGCAGTTGAGCAAACGCAGTGGTATTTTCAACGCTATGTCAATCACCTACCCTCAGCTGGAGAAATCGTCATTTTTGACCGCTCGTGGTATAATAGGGCGGGTGTGGAGTATGTAATGGGCTTTTGCACCCCAGAACAACACGAGCAGTTTTTAAGAGAAGTGCCGCTTTTTGAACATATGATTCACAAAAGTGGGGTTATGTTTTTTAAAATTTATCTTTCTGTGTCGAAAAAACAACAGCAAAAACGCTTCAAAGAACGCTTGAAAAATCCTCTTAAACAATATAAACTCTCCCCAGTCGATCAAAAATCACAAGAATTATGGGGAAAATACACCATAGCAAAATATTCTATGCTTTTAGCTTCTAATACGGAGGCTTGTCCTTGGACGATTATTGATTCAAACGATAAGAAAAAAGCAAGGCTTAATCTCATACGCTTCATTCTTTCAAAAGTCGAGTATCCGGGCAAAAAAGAAGGTAAATTCTCCAAAATTGATAAAGATTTAGTAAGAAGTGGGGAGGCTGAAATTTTTAAAATGGAAGCTGAAGCAGGACAAAATAAAGACATAGAAAATGCTGAAAATGGCAACTATGAAGAAGAATTTAACGATGCGACAGATACTGCCCAAGATTAAGAGCCTTACGCAAAAATATTATCCTGAAATTGTCGCACTTAGACACGCTATTCATATGCATCCTGAGCTTGAATTTGAAGAAGAAAATACAGCAAATTTACTATGTGCTATGCTAGATAAATATGGCATAAAATATCAAAGAAATATCGCAAAAACGGGTATTTTGGCACAAATTCAAGACGAAAAAGAAGGCAAATGTGTGCTTTTAAGAGCTGATATGGACGCCTTGCCCGTGCAAGAAGAAACAAATTTGCCCTATGCCTCAAAGATAGCAGGTAAAATGCACGCTTGCGGACACGATGGACATAGTGCAGGACTCATGGGAGCTTTGCTTATTTTAAACGAGCTAAAAAGTGAATTTAATGGAACAATTAAATTTATGTTTCAACCTGCCGAAGAAGGAAGTGGTGGAGCAAAACCTATGATAGAGGCAGGAATTTTGGAAAATCCTAAGGTCGATGCCGTTTTTGGCTGTCATTTGTGGGGAGCTTTGCTTGAAAATACTGCACAAATTGTAAACGGAGAAATGATGGCCGGAGTTGATGTTTTTAAGCTTGAGTTTATCGGTCGTGGCGGACACGGCGCACACCCACACACTACAATAGACCCCATTGTAATGGCGGCGAAATTTATTAGCGATATTCAATGTGCGATTTCAAGGCGCTTAAAGCCTGTCGATGCTGGAGTGATAACCATAGGAAGTATCCACGCAGGAACGGCTTTTAATATTATCCCAGAAAATGCGATTTTAACAGGCACAGTGCGTTTTTTAAGTGAAGAAAATCAAGCCCTTTTGCAAAAAGCCATCGAAAATACGGCTAAGGCTGTAACTTTAGAATTTGGTGGAGAATTTAAACTAGATTATAAAAGAGAATATCCACCCCTCATCAACGATGAAAAAATGGCACTATTAGCTAGAAAAGCTTTTGCAGAAGTTTTAGGGGAAGAAAATATTATCACAAATGCAAAACCTGATATGGGTGCGGAAGATTTTGCTTTTTTAACACAGGCAAGGCAAGGTGCTTATGTCTTTGTTGGGATTTCTAAGGATTTAAAAAATCCTACCTTGCACCATAGTAGCACCTTTTGCTGGGACGATGAAAATTTAAAGGTTTTAATGCAAGGTGATGCCTTAATGGCTTTGGAATTTTTAAAACAAACTTAAATAACCTTAAGATTAATTCTTAAGGTATTCTATATTTAATTTAGAGCGAAGTTTATCAAAATAATCCTCAATGTAATCTTGCCTTTGTTCATTAAAATAAACATTCATAACACTATCTTTAATTTGCTCAAATTCAGGAACGCTCGCTCCACTTTTTGCTCTCACCTCATAAAGCTCAAAACCTTCTTTAGAATTTAGCACGGGAGAAAATTCACCTATTTTAAGCTGCGATAAAAGAGCTAAGAGTCTAGGATCGGCATTGCCTATATTTAAATTTACACTTTGAGCTTTTAATGTGACTTTTTTATCTGCTTTCATTTTTTCTAAAATAGCTTGATTATTAGAATGATAAATTTTAACATCAATAGAAGTGTAAAAAAGAAATTTTTCTTTATTTGCTTCAAAAAATTTTCTCGCACTTTCTTCGCTAAAATCTGTCTTATTCATGCTAGCGATTTTTTCATAAAGCTTTCTTTTTTCTAAATCTTTTTTAAGATTATGGCGAAAGAACTCATAATCTTGTCCCTTAGCTTTTAAAGAATTTTTAAACTGGTCTAAATTTATTTTATTTTGTTCAAGAATCTTAGAAATCGCCGCATCAACCTCAAGTTCATTAACAACTATGCCAAATTGCTTTATTTGAGAAAATTCCATTTTTTCATTAATAAGCACCGCCAAAGCTTGCTCTCTAGGCAGCTTTAAAGTTTTCATCGTTTGCTCTATATCATAATGCGTAATCGGCTCTTTCTCTACGACTAAAGCAACAGAATTAAGCACTCTAGCATTTAAAATTGCAACAAAAAATAATAAAATCATCAATTTTTTTTTCATAAAAAACCCTTGTTTGTGTAGTCAAAATAAATTATAACAAAACTAAGAAAATAAACACTAGCATTAAGAAATTTCAATTATAATTTTCAGCACTAAATTTAAAGGTCAAATATGCAAGAAATTCTTACAACACGCTTTGCTCCATCTCCTACTGGATACCTACACATAGGGGGTTTGAGAACGGCACTTTATAGCTATTTATATGCAAGAAAAAATGGGGGGAAATTTTTACTTCGCATTGAAGATACAGATTTAAAAAGAAATTCCAAAGAAGCTACAAAAGCTATCATAGAAGCCTTTAAATGGTGTGGTTTAGACTATGATGGCGAGGTTTGTTACCAATCGCAAAGAAGTGCAATCTATCAACAATATATCCAAAAATTACTTGATGAGGGCAAGGCATATTATTGCTATATGTCTAAAGAGGAATTAGAAGAATTAAGAAAAGATCAAGAGGCAAAAAAAGAGCGTCCAAGATATGATGGCAGATACAGAGATTTTAAAGGCACTCCGCCACAAGGAATTAAGCCTGTGGTGCGTATCAAAGCTCCGCAAAGTGGGATAATTAGCTTTGAAGACGGAGTTAAAGGAAGAGTTGAATTTAAGGCTGAAGATATATTAGATGATTTTGTAATCGCTAGAAGTGATGGGAGCGTTACCTATAATTTTTGCGTTGTGATTGATGATGCGTTGATGGGTGTGAGTGATGTTATAAGAGGCGATGACCATCTTTCAAATACCCCTAAGCAAATCGTGCTTTATGAGGCACTTGGCTTTAAAATTCCCAACTTTTTCCATGTAGCAATGATACACGGCGAAGACGGCAAAAAACTCTCCAAAAGACACGGCGCGACTGATGTGATGGAGTATAAACAAATGGGCATACTTCCACAAGCCTTGCTTAATTTTCTCGTGCGTTTAGGCTGGGGGCATAATGATGATGAAATTTTTTCTTTAGAGGATTTAAAGAAGCTTTTTGACCCACATCACATTAGTAAAAGTGCGTCTTCTTATAATTTTAAAAAGCTTGAGTGGCTTAACGCACATTATATCAAAACTCTCTCTTTTGAGGAGTTAAATTCCCAGCTTAAAGGGCTAGGATTTGATTTAAGTGGAGTGGAAAAGGCGGGATTTTTATTAGATTTATTAAGAGAAAGAGCAAAAACCCTGCTTGATATTATTAATTCTGCAAAAAGCATTTTAGAAACGCCAAAAAGCTACGATGAAGTAGCGATTGCAAAATTTGTCAATGAAAATAATTTAGCTTTGCTGAAACATTTCGCAACTTCTCTTAACACACAAAATAAAGCAAAAGAATTTGAGGAATTTAGCACACAATTTTTGGAGCAAAATGAGGCAAAATTAAAAGACCTAGCCCAGCCTCTACGCATTGCTCTTACAGGCACAGCGGTAAGTCCTAGCATTTTTGAGGTTTTGGAATTTTTGGGTGTTAAAGAGTGTAAAGAACGCATTGAAATATTTTTACAAAATAGGAAACAACAATGAATTTAAAAGAAGAAGCATTAAAATACCACTTAGGTGGCAAAACGAGCATACAACCTACCAAAGCTCTAAATACAAGCTACGATTTAAGTCTAGCTTATAGTCCGGGCGTGGCAGAACCCTGCCTTGAAATCGCTAAAGATGAAAATTTAGCCTATACTTATACAAATAAAGCAAATTTAGTCGCCATAGTCAGTGATGGTTCAGCAGTGCTTGGCTTAGGTAATATAGGGGCATCAGCAAGTAAGCCTGTGATGGAGGGAAAGGCGTGTTTATTTAAAAAATTCGCAAATATTGACGCTTTTGACCTAGAAATTAACGCACATAGCATAGAAGAGATTGTAACCTTTTGTAAAGCTTTAGCACCGAGTGTTGGAGGAATTAATTTAGAAGATATTTCAGCCCCCAAATGCTTTGCCGTAGAAGCCGCTTTGCAAGGACTTGGCATTCCTGTAATGCATGATGACCAGCACGGCACAGCCATTATTTCTACCGCAGGGTTAATGAATGCTATGGAAATCAATAATAAAAGCTTTAAAAATATTAAGGTCGTTATTAGTGGGGCTGGAGCGGCAGGGATCGCTAGTGCTAAAATGTATCGCAATTTAGGCGTTGAAAATATCGTTTTAATTGATAGCAAAGGCGTTGTAAGTAAGGATAGAGCAGATTTAGGTATAGAAAAACTTGAATTTGCAAAAGATACAAAGGAAAAAACTTTAAGAGACGCTATGAAGGGTGCTGATGTATTCTTAGGGCTTTCAAGACCTAATATCATCGACGAAGAAATGTTAAAATCTATGGCACAAAATCCCGTCATCTTCGCCCTAGCAAACCCTGTGCCTGAAGTAATGCCTGAACTTGTGCATCAAGTCCGCAAAGACGCCATAGTTGGCACGGGTAGGAGTGATTATGCTAATCAAATTAACAATGTCTTAGGCTTTCCTTTCATCTTTCGTGGTGCGCTTGATGTAAGGGCGAGTCAAATCACAGAGAATATGAAAATTGCCGCCGCTAAAGCTTTAGCAAACCTTGCTAAACTTCCCGTAAGCGAAGAAGTGAAAAAAGCTTATGCCATCACACATTTAGAATTTGGTAAAGACTATATCATACCAAAACCTTTTGATAAGAGGGTTAAAGCAGTGGTAAGTAGTGCAGTCGCAAATGCGGCAATTAAAGATGGGGTGGCGAAGATTAAAGAATTTGACGAAAAAGCTTATTTTCAAAGTTTGCAATGAGGATATGAAATGATTTTTGGAAAGATTGATTATATCAATCTCTTACCCCTTCACATTTATCTTAAAAAATATCCCCTACCAAGTGGCATTAAGGCAAGTTTTGAGCGTAAAAAAGGTGTGCCAAGTAAGCTAAATCACGCTCTTTATAAGGGGAAAATTGACGCGGCACTCATTTCAAGTGTGGAAAGTGTTAAAAAAAAATATCACAATTTAGATTTAGGAATTTGTGCAAATAAACGGGTTTTAAGCGTTTTGGTGGAGAAAAAAACGGCAAATCAAAAGGATTCAAGCTCGGCAAGTTCTAATGCCCTAGCTAGTATTTTAAAACAAAAAGGCAGGGTGATTATAGGAGATAGGGCTTTAAAACTTTACCTAGAAAGACCAAATTCCTTTATAGACCTTTGCGAACTTTGGTATGAAAAGACAAATTTGCCCTTTGTTTTTGCACGCTTTTCTTGCACTAAACACAAAACGATATACAAAAAAATTTTTCTTCCTTTTGCAAAAAGTAAGATTAAAATTCCAAATTATATCCTAGAAAACTACGCCAAAACGAGAGAAATAGATAAAAAAGATATTTTATTTTATTTAGAAAAAGTGATTTACTATAAACTAGAAAGAAAAGAAAAAAGGGCTCTAGCACAATTTGCTAAAGCCGTGCGTTTTCAAAATAAATTTAAGACTTAAGATAAAGCTCTTTATCAATGGCATTTAAATTTTTAGCCGTGCAAAGTGCTGAAGTCATCGCTCCTGAAACATTACTAGCCGTTCTTGCCATATCGACTATAGGATCGATTGCCAAAACAAGACCCAAAAGCACAAAATTATCCCCAAAGCCTATACCTGCTAACATAATTGAAGCTGCCATAGTCCCACTCCCAGGAACTCCGGCTATGCCTAAAGACCCCAAAAGTGCCACCAAAACGACCATTAAGGCAAAACTAAAATCCACCTCCACACCAAGCAAACTCGCCACCAAAACAGCCGACATCGCAGGAAAATACCCAGCACAGCCATTAAGCCCCATAGTCGCACCGATACTTGCAACAAAATTTGCCACCGCCGAAGAGACACCAAGCTTATTTTGCAAGGTAGAAATAGTTAAAGGCAAAGTCGCTAGGCTTGAACGCGAAGAAAAGGCAAAAACCCACACGCTAAAAGCTTTTTTAGCATAAATGAGAGGATTGAGCCCTTGAGAAAGCAAAATAAGAAAGTGAATGCCAAACATCAAAAACATCGCCAAAAAACTCAACGCTATAAAAAGTCCAGCTGTTTTCATCGCCTCAAAGCCATTGCTTAAAATCACATTTGCCATCATACAAACCACCGCATAAGGCATAAAGCGAATGACCATAGTTGTCATTTGCATCATTAAGCCATAAAAGCTTATGGCAAGATTCTTAAAGCTTTCAAAAGGCTTTTCGTATTCTTCCTTTTTACTGATATTTTTTGCACAAATTCCCACCAAAAAAGCAAAAATAACTATGGCAATAATATTTTCACGGCTCATAGCGTTAATGATATTACTTGGGATAAGATTAAGTAAAATACTTGTAAAACTTGAAATTTCTCTAATTTGCCTTGAGCTTTCTTGCATAGTTAAATTTGAACCCAAATCAAACATCACAGCCAAACTAAGTCCTAAAATCGCCGCTAAAGTTGTGCTAAAAAGTATCCAAAACAGGCTAACTCCAAGCAAAGAAGAAATTTTAATATCCTTATCAATCTCCACAATCACTTTCACAATACAGGCAAAAACAAGGGGGATCACAAGCATTTTGATAAAGGCTACAAAAACAGCTCCAAAAAAGCCTAGCCAGTGTTTTGCCTCACCAAACCAGACAATAGCTTTAGCTTCTGCCTCATTTGGAAAATTTGCTAAAAACTGCAAGAAAAATCCCAAAATAAGTCCAACAATTAAAGCAAAAATCATTCTAAAAGAAAAACTAAATTTCTTATCTCTTAATTTTTTAATGCTAAAAAACATCAAGCCTAAAAAAGCAAAAATAGCAAAAATTTGCCAACTTGAAAGCATTAAAAAATGTGTAAAAAATTCCCTATTCATCAAAAGTCCTTACAAGAAATAATGTGGTGATGATAACGGCTTTTTGATTAAAATAGGATAAAAATACTACGATTTATCTTGCATACAATGCTCAAAAATAAAGCGATGCTCATCAGGCAAGGCTTCAAACATAGCCCTAGCCAAAGCTCTTATCTCCCATAAAGCCGACTTTGAGCTTCGTAAGGATAAGAAATTTTGCAAACTTCTAGCATTAATGCTAAAGGTAAGTTCTGTTTTATAGCTTTCAGGGAGGCAGTATTTAGCCAAATCCAAACTAATGCTTGTTTGTAAAATCTCTCTTAAATTCTCAAGTGCCTTAATGCTAGCATTATCCACTGCCTCATTACCGCAAAAGACCAAATAACGCCCCGCGTTTTCAAAATCATTTTCTTTAAATTCAGCTTCACTTCTAAGCTCTTTAAGCGTATAGCGAGTGCTTTTGACGCTAAAACTTGCATGCCGATGCCTTGCTAATTCTTGCAAACAAGCCCTTGAAATTTCTTGAATATAAAAATTATAATTTAAATGTTCCAAAGTGGAGGCGTGCTTAAATTTATTCCCCACCCTATCAATTAATTCTTTATCCTTTTCTCCACCACAATCGCCCTTTTCAAAACTCTGCCAACAAGTGCGTGTAGCGTGAGAACAAACGCTAAGAGGGGTATGAAAAAGTAAAGTAACTCGCATAATTTTCCTTCAATTTTTTCAAATTTTAGCCGCTTTTTCTTGCCATTTTGTAATTTTTTCTAAAAAATTTCTCTTTTTTAATTCAAGTTTTAAGGGCTTGATATGATTTTGTAAGGTCATTTTTTCTTTTTTAATCGAATTTAAAGAAATATCAAGCCACCATAAATAAAGCCTAATAAGTGCTAAAATTTTTTCTCTTTTTTGCTCTTCATTTTGAGGCTTTATGACAAAAATTTGCATAAATTTAAGTTCAAAACTATGCAAACTAGGACGCAAAACCTCAAGCAAAGGTCTAGAATTTAGCAATTTTTCTTTCAAATTATCAAGCTCAAAGCTTAAATTACGCAAAGCTTCATTATCCAAATTTTCATAATTTAAATTTGCAAAAAGATACTCAAGATCTTTTTCGACCGCTTCGCATTTTTTAACCGCTTTTAAAACCTTAGCAAAAGCTTTTAAAAGCCACTCATCTTGCTTGTTGCAACTTGCATTTTGTAAGGGCGGTAAGGGTTTTGAAAGCTCCTTACTCAAAAACTCTTCACAGCACTGCTTAAAGGGCTTTTCAATAGCACCTTGTATCCTCGCACCTCCTTCAGTAGCATTATAAATTTTTATCCCCTTTTTTGAAGCCTCAATGATTAAAAGCTCCAACATATGTTTGAAAATAAGCCAAAATTCGTGCGTTTTAACCAAACCCTTACCTCCATAAGCTAAAGTTTGAATAGCCTTAGTTCCGCTTTCATAATCTGCCTTATGAAGATAATCTTTAGGATGCGAATTTCCCTCCTCATCAAAGGCTAAATCCTGCCCTATGAAGATGATATTTTCAAATTCCAAATCCTTAGCTAACTCAAAAGCCATATGTGCTACGCTTACGCTATCCGTAGCATAACCATACTCCTTAAAATCACAATAATAAGCAAAGTCATAATTACGCGGCACAATGATATAGGGGCGGTGATTTTTTTCTAAAAGCTCCAAAGCTCTAGGATGCACCACAGCTGCTAAAATGAAAAGCACCCCTGCGTCAAATTCTTTAAAATCATTATTAAAAAATTCTGCCGTAAAATCTGTGCGTTCGACCATAAAGACAAAATCAGGCTTAATGCCGTGTTTAGCCAAGATAGGATAAGCACTATCGGCTGCGAAAATCACAGCTTTAGAGGCATATTGTTTTAAAAGGGGTAGTTGTTTTGAAAGGCTTGGTCCTGTGCTGACTATGATGGCGTTTTGATAGCATTTTTTATAAGCTTTTTTGAGTGTTTTAAGGCTTGGATTTGTTAGCATTTTAGGAAGATTATGAACGAAATTTTCAAGTCCCATTAAGCAGTCGTTAATGTCATTTCCATAACGCAAGGTGCTTTTGTCAAAAAATTCACGCATAGCCTCATCAACCCTTGCAAAATCTTCTTTAAAATTTGTATAAAAAGCACTCATAAATTCCAAATGATAAATCCTCGCAAAAATATTTAATCTCTCGCAAATTTCATTAAATTGGTCATTGTCAAGTTTTTTAGTGTCGAAAAAACAAAGCCTTTTTGATGTCAATTCTTTAGAAAAATCTAAAAAATGTAAGATGTGCCATAAAATTTCAAGCTCTCTTTCAAAAACAATGATAAGTTTATGCGTAGGATTTTGAAAAAGAATTTTAAGTAAAACTCCATTCCCTATGCCATAAAAAAATAACACAGGATAAAGGGCGA
Coding sequences within it:
- a CDS encoding MOSC domain-containing protein, with protein sequence MRLISLQVGKIKDYGKFKSAFIKDIYLQDAFISTLGLSENELADTKNHGGVFKAIFANATSNYRLWEEFLGKKLRYGAMGENLSLSGLDEMSVCVGDIHRLGEVVLQVSEPRLPCVKISKVHQKNDFCAKIFESGLSGWYYRVLKEGKCSVNVSLEITQKHPAKLSIMDLNRFFYEPSAFLKQNPNLKEKIEQAKDILSKEWQKSIALRLKNQYDMSYMRNL
- the ppk2 gene encoding polyphosphate kinase 2, coding for MSKEHNEEEYVEVKVKKSTLKYEKDLESLQIELLKFQNHVKAQGLKVLIILEGRDGAGKGGSIKRLTEHLNPRGCRTVALGKPNAVEQTQWYFQRYVNHLPSAGEIVIFDRSWYNRAGVEYVMGFCTPEQHEQFLREVPLFEHMIHKSGVMFFKIYLSVSKKQQQKRFKERLKNPLKQYKLSPVDQKSQELWGKYTIAKYSMLLASNTEACPWTIIDSNDKKKARLNLIRFILSKVEYPGKKEGKFSKIDKDLVRSGEAEIFKMEAEAGQNKDIENAENGNYEEEFNDATDTAQD
- a CDS encoding sodium-dependent transporter, yielding MQRQTWSNTLTYILTVAGATIGFGATWRFPYLVGENGGGAYVLAFCLAMIFIGIPVILVENIIGRKAMKNSVDAFKGKWQSVGYMGLLGSFGIMAYYMVLGGFVLVYIFSLLFGDFDLSSAVSKEYTQTFYTQNILFNPLGIGIFTTIFVVINWVILRRGIIDGIEKAVKFLMPMLFICLILVVGRNLSLEGAMEGVKFYLLPDFSKLSPKLFIDVLGQVFFALSLGFGVMITLSSHLSKKENMIKTAIYTGVLNTLIAVLAGFMIFPALFSANLAPDKGPSLVFETLPIAFSYIHFGTLICALFFFLLLIAALTTSLPIYQVIISVLEEKFKLKKKVAINLTLGVIFVLGNLPCILTYGPLSDVILIKGKNIFDTFDFISGNVLFVLTAFLCCIYVGWVLKKEVCLKELSNEGALKSVWLSVWFYYVKFVVPLIILVIFYFGMVS
- the dsbD gene encoding protein-disulfide reductase DsbD; this translates as MRLLFLVLLFLQCSFANVLSAKDAFKLDILANEQALILKFNIVKDHFLYHNQLKIKLDNKDITALINYPQGEIKQEQKVYFHSLELALSNLMLDNYAKNNAKLSVLYQGCSNDGLCYAPQKREFRLYKEGQIYKTSPYETMQNEEEQIALSLKDENLALILFSFFGYGLLLSLTPCTLPMIPILSSLIIAKGGTKPSKKQGFLLSLIYVFFMSLAYALAGILASVFGASIQALLQQTWLLVCFSLLFVFFAFVCFSNFNFELPKSLQGLIQHKTSKTKGILGVALMGFLSALIVGPCVAAPLAGALLYLADSGSFVLGGLALFTLSFGMGVPLLFVGLGLGFLKPGFWMEKVRIFFGFIMLAMALWILSRVLPLNLILLAYGILGVFFVVFMGLFERACNGIQKVKKALLILVLTYSLMLFLQGIFGASSSFNPLNFNQKEMKGQKLNFKTLQNLTQIKEKIERKEKVLLYFTASWCEYCKILDAKVFSDERIIAKFANYEKIKIDVSENNAAQLEIMKKFDVFAPPVLIFFDKGERRDKITGYITGDELLKRDL
- a CDS encoding peptidylprolyl isomerase — its product is MKKKLMILLFFVAILNARVLNSVALVVEKEPITHYDIEQTMKTLKLPREQALAVLINEKMEFSQIKQFGIVVNELEVDAAISKILEQNKINLDQFKNSLKAKGQDYEFFRHNLKKDLEKRKLYEKIASMNKTDFSEESARKFFEANKEKFLFYTSIDVKIYHSNNQAILEKMKADKKVTLKAQSVNLNIGNADPRLLALLSQLKIGEFSPVLNSKEGFELYEVRAKSGASVPEFEQIKDSVMNVYFNEQRQDYIEDYFDKLRSKLNIEYLKN
- a CDS encoding M20 metallopeptidase family protein, translated to MRQILPKIKSLTQKYYPEIVALRHAIHMHPELEFEEENTANLLCAMLDKYGIKYQRNIAKTGILAQIQDEKEGKCVLLRADMDALPVQEETNLPYASKIAGKMHACGHDGHSAGLMGALLILNELKSEFNGTIKFMFQPAEEGSGGAKPMIEAGILENPKVDAVFGCHLWGALLENTAQIVNGEMMAGVDVFKLEFIGRGGHGAHPHTTIDPIVMAAKFISDIQCAISRRLKPVDAGVITIGSIHAGTAFNIIPENAILTGTVRFLSEENQALLQKAIENTAKAVTLEFGGEFKLDYKREYPPLINDEKMALLARKAFAEVLGEENIITNAKPDMGAEDFAFLTQARQGAYVFVGISKDLKNPTLHHSSTFCWDDENLKVLMQGDALMALEFLKQT